The Cucumis melo cultivar AY chromosome 6, USDA_Cmelo_AY_1.0, whole genome shotgun sequence genome includes a region encoding these proteins:
- the LOC103483642 gene encoding uncharacterized protein LOC103483642 isoform X2: MNEDYKSIEPGTDLGLGLGYTDQYIQGRLTNRSGVGANAGSMVDVKYVTTDSLSELVWSPHKGLSLRCADSSFNNRKTSILWDAAANKASFALPQSVIAEKSTSDNLLDNRTIVLSQAESHLKNISEGKQTSNSTSSDDAACMTSEVQMTLDKGVGNFANETLSNADVAVVCFKEEDLPATGEVDITNAGNILVDEVLTIGKNDSSSVSINRINEVSMKRGEPELDKLQHESLDMDSVRGDINEDKYISTGKVVLQPLNMFEPTVSRPTFLGKLESSAENDSQNMNDKNAGFEGNKIIVTVTDSSHEVRGSNQQEKDNCNDGVDSASPSSCHMHWIQRKGKEKALSDGDVHGRMLNNDDNSYGSVESCNSAFRSTSKRRWSFEQHLIVGNKRAKKQDGNASGPTSNLGQDSSFMIWISNMMKGFSESIQDEAPTLDLTLAKCDVEQGGQNEEPMYKKINAPGFSGIGFQSIFRSLYNPTMRGEEGAPSATCQAKQEAKGIEIIKNSCDLNATPIACFGESDRFGKQLLLNNENATELTSGNGPTLLIQLKNSPEISCGSHQSHKTRSQENQNSCNLVSGAGTGEVMPSALGTCKSNGTENVDCDQLCGKINHTTGNVSDPLKSLWISRFAAKASGFTSNPETSNLNTKDDSQCSMHSPRHIPGPQNHIDHHSMDDLDTAVSKEQHNIANTETSPGHKEFKSHNEQKSISKFKSVLRSPKVRSPELMASVFARRLGALKHIIPSDLTINVGNETVTCFYCGTRGHNLHNCSEITEREIEDLSRNIRFCNETVDPPCSCIRCFQPNHWAIACPLAPTRCQQKSDSHVSLADRCDSGKLQLTSGIGLSVKPQHLRDRKMDGVASTLDDTGDPNIKTDLSLDLKITEQLKPAAISFPKCVLPKLPENNLKGSEMVQVHSFVDNQNSNISQAVFNAVKKLRLSRSNILKCTTHREFYFCYSSRG; encoded by the exons ATGAATGAGGACTATAAAAGCATTGAACCGGGGACAGATTTAGGACTTGGCTTGGGTTACACAGACCAGTACATTCAGGGAAGATTGACCAACAGATCAGGTGTAGGTGCAAATGCAGGTTCAATGGTGGATGTGAAATATGTTACCACTGACTCCCTGTCTGAACTAGTTTGGTCTCCACACAAAGGTTTGAGCCTTAGATGCGCTGACTCCAGCTTCAATAATAGAAAAACATCGATCTTGTGGGATGCAGCAGCCAATAAAGCAAGTTTTGCACTGCCACAAAGTGTAATAGCTGAGAAGTCTACTTCCGATAATTTACTTGATAATAGAACTATTGTTTTGTCACAAGCAGAGAGTCATTTGAAGAATATATCTGAGGGTAAACAAACTTCAAATAGTACCAGCTCTGATGATGCTGCCTGCATGACAAGCGAAGTACAAATGACACTGGATAAAG GGGTTGGAAACTTTGCAAATGAAACACTTAGCAATGCAGACGTGGCTGTTGTCTGTTTTAAAGAGGAAGATCTACCAGCAACTGGAGAAGTGGATATAACTAACGCAGGAAACATTCTGGTGGATGAAGTATTGACAATTGGGAAAAATGACAGCTCATCAG TTTCCATAAACAGAATAAATGAAGTATCAATGAAACGAGGTGAACCAGAGCTAGATAAACTACAACATGAATCGTTAGATATGGATTCAGTTCGTGGAGACATAAATGAAGATAAATATATTTCCACTGGAAAGGTTGTTCTTCAACCTTTGAATATGTTTGAGCCTACCGTCTCTCGTCCAACTTTTTTAGGGAAACTGGAATCATCTGCAGAAAATGACTCACAAAATATGAATGATAAAAATGCTGGGTTTGAGGGAAATAAAATTATAGTGACAGTGACAGATTCTTCACATGAAGTGAGAGGCAGTAACCAGCAAGAAAAAGACAATTGCAATGACGGGGTTGATTCAGCTTCTCCAAGTAGTTGTCATATGCATTGGATACAAAGGAAAGGGAAGGAAAAGGCTCTGTCTGATGGTGATGTTCATGGAAGAATGTTGAACAACGATGACAACAGCTACGGAAGTGTTGAAAGTTGTAACAGTGCTTTTCGTTCAACGTCTAAGCGACGATGGAGCTTTGAACAACACTTAATTGTTGGGAACAAGAGAGCCAAAAAGCAAGATGGTAATGCTTCTGGTCCAACATCAAACCTTGGTCAAGATAGCTCTTTCATGATCTGGATATCTAACATGATGAAAGGATTCTCAGAGTCTATACAAGATGAGGCACCTACTCTTGATCTTACCCTTGCAAAATGTGATGTTGAACAAGGGGGCCAAAATGAAGAACCAATGTATAAGAAGATCAATGCTCCTGGGTTCAGTGGCATAGGTTTTCAATCTATCTTCCGGTCCTTGTACAATCCAACAATGAGAGGTGAGGAAGGAGCACCTAGTGCAACTTGTCAAGCCAAGCAAGAAGCTAAGGGaattgaaattattaaaaacaGTTGTGATCTTAATGCAACTCCAATAGCTTGTTTCGGAGAGTCTGATCGCTTCGGCAAACAACTACTCCTGAACAATGAGAATGCCACAGAGCTTACATCTGGAAATGGACCAACCCTGCTTATACAACTAAAGAATTCTCCTGAAATTTCCTGTGGCAGTCATCAAAGTCATAAAACCCGGTCTCAGGAGAACCAGAATTCTTGCAATCTTGTTAGTGGTGCTGGAACAGGTGAAGTTATGCCCTCTGCTTTGGGTACGTGCAAGTCAAACGGTACAGAGAATGTTGACTGTGATCAACTATGTGGAAAGATTAACCATACTACTGGTAATGTGAGTGATCCTCTCAAAAGCTTGTGGATTTCCCGGTTTGCTGCAAAAGCATCTGGGTTTACATCAAACCCAGAAACTTCCAACCTAAATACCAAGGATGATTCGCAATGTTCCATGCACAGTCCCAGACATATTCCTGGCCCTCAAAATCACATTGATCATCATTCCATGGATGACTTAGATACTGCTGTTAGTAAGGAACAACACAATATAGCTAATACTGAGACTTCACCTGGTCATAAGGAATTCAAAAGCCATAATGAGCAGAAATCCATTAGTAAGTTCAAATCTGTTTTACGTTCTCCTAAAGTAAGAAGTCCAGAGTTAATGGCTTCTGTCTTTGCTAGGAGATTAGGTGCACTCAAACACATCATACCGTCAGATTTGACCATTAATGTGGGTAATGAAACTGTGACCTGTTTCTATTGCGGCACAAGAGGCCATAATCTACATAATTGTTCTGAAATTACTGAACGAGAAATTGAGGATCTTTCAAGAAATATCAGGTTCTGTAACGAGACAGTTGATCCCCCTTGTTCATGCATTCGGTGCTTTCAGCCCAATCACTGGGCTATTGCATGCCCACTCGCTCCCACGAGATGTCAACAGAAATCTGATTCCCATGTTTCTTTGGCGGATCGTTGTGATTCTGGTAAGCTCCAACTTACTTCTGGGATTGGTTTAAGTGTAAAACCCCAACACCTTCGGGATAGAAAAATGGATGGGGTTGCATCGACTCTAGATGATACTGGTGATCCCAATATTAAAACTGATCTTAGTCTTGATCTTAAAATCACTGAACAATTGAAGCCTGCAGCAATATCGTTTCCAAAATGTGTTCTTCCAAAATTACCAGAGAATAATTTGAAAGGAAGTGAGATGGTACAAGTTCATAGCTTTGTTGACAATCAGAATTCCAATATTTCCCAAGCGGTCTTCAATGCAGTAAAAAAACTTCGACTGTCTCGAAGCAATATCCTTAA GTGCACAACTCACAGAGAATTCTATTTCTGTTATAGTTCGAGGGGTTGA
- the LOC103483642 gene encoding uncharacterized protein LOC103483642 isoform X1 — protein MNEDYKSIEPGTDLGLGLGYTDQYIQGRLTNRSGVGANAGSMVDVKYVTTDSLSELVWSPHKGLSLRCADSSFNNRKTSILWDAAANKASFALPQSVIAEKSTSDNLLDNRTIVLSQAESHLKNISEGKQTSNSTSSDDAACMTSEVQMTLDKGVGNFANETLSNADVAVVCFKEEDLPATGEVDITNAGNILVDEVLTIGKNDSSSVSINRINEVSMKRGEPELDKLQHESLDMDSVRGDINEDKYISTGKVVLQPLNMFEPTVSRPTFLGKLESSAENDSQNMNDKNAGFEGNKIIVTVTDSSHEVRGSNQQEKDNCNDGVDSASPSSCHMHWIQRKGKEKALSDGDVHGRMLNNDDNSYGSVESCNSAFRSTSKRRWSFEQHLIVGNKRAKKQDGNASGPTSNLGQDSSFMIWISNMMKGFSESIQDEAPTLDLTLAKCDVEQGGQNEEPMYKKINAPGFSGIGFQSIFRSLYNPTMRGEEGAPSATCQAKQEAKGIEIIKNSCDLNATPIACFGESDRFGKQLLLNNENATELTSGNGPTLLIQLKNSPEISCGSHQSHKTRSQENQNSCNLVSGAGTGEVMPSALGTCKSNGTENVDCDQLCGKINHTTGNVSDPLKSLWISRFAAKASGFTSNPETSNLNTKDDSQCSMHSPRHIPGPQNHIDHHSMDDLDTAVSKEQHNIANTETSPGHKEFKSHNEQKSISKFKSVLRSPKVRSPELMASVFARRLGALKHIIPSDLTINVGNETVTCFYCGTRGHNLHNCSEITEREIEDLSRNIRFCNETVDPPCSCIRCFQPNHWAIACPLAPTRCQQKSDSHVSLADRCDSGKLQLTSGIGLSVKPQHLRDRKMDGVASTLDDTGDPNIKTDLSLDLKITEQLKPAAISFPKCVLPKLPENNLKGSEMVQVHSFVDNQNSNISQAVFNAVKKLRLSRSNILKCMSSHMSLSLLDGFFLRIRLGKWEEGLGGTGYHVACIRGAQLTENSISVIVRGVECQVQTQYISNHDFLEDELRAWWCTASKDGCKALPLAADLRAKVKKKKELGF, from the exons ATGAATGAGGACTATAAAAGCATTGAACCGGGGACAGATTTAGGACTTGGCTTGGGTTACACAGACCAGTACATTCAGGGAAGATTGACCAACAGATCAGGTGTAGGTGCAAATGCAGGTTCAATGGTGGATGTGAAATATGTTACCACTGACTCCCTGTCTGAACTAGTTTGGTCTCCACACAAAGGTTTGAGCCTTAGATGCGCTGACTCCAGCTTCAATAATAGAAAAACATCGATCTTGTGGGATGCAGCAGCCAATAAAGCAAGTTTTGCACTGCCACAAAGTGTAATAGCTGAGAAGTCTACTTCCGATAATTTACTTGATAATAGAACTATTGTTTTGTCACAAGCAGAGAGTCATTTGAAGAATATATCTGAGGGTAAACAAACTTCAAATAGTACCAGCTCTGATGATGCTGCCTGCATGACAAGCGAAGTACAAATGACACTGGATAAAG GGGTTGGAAACTTTGCAAATGAAACACTTAGCAATGCAGACGTGGCTGTTGTCTGTTTTAAAGAGGAAGATCTACCAGCAACTGGAGAAGTGGATATAACTAACGCAGGAAACATTCTGGTGGATGAAGTATTGACAATTGGGAAAAATGACAGCTCATCAG TTTCCATAAACAGAATAAATGAAGTATCAATGAAACGAGGTGAACCAGAGCTAGATAAACTACAACATGAATCGTTAGATATGGATTCAGTTCGTGGAGACATAAATGAAGATAAATATATTTCCACTGGAAAGGTTGTTCTTCAACCTTTGAATATGTTTGAGCCTACCGTCTCTCGTCCAACTTTTTTAGGGAAACTGGAATCATCTGCAGAAAATGACTCACAAAATATGAATGATAAAAATGCTGGGTTTGAGGGAAATAAAATTATAGTGACAGTGACAGATTCTTCACATGAAGTGAGAGGCAGTAACCAGCAAGAAAAAGACAATTGCAATGACGGGGTTGATTCAGCTTCTCCAAGTAGTTGTCATATGCATTGGATACAAAGGAAAGGGAAGGAAAAGGCTCTGTCTGATGGTGATGTTCATGGAAGAATGTTGAACAACGATGACAACAGCTACGGAAGTGTTGAAAGTTGTAACAGTGCTTTTCGTTCAACGTCTAAGCGACGATGGAGCTTTGAACAACACTTAATTGTTGGGAACAAGAGAGCCAAAAAGCAAGATGGTAATGCTTCTGGTCCAACATCAAACCTTGGTCAAGATAGCTCTTTCATGATCTGGATATCTAACATGATGAAAGGATTCTCAGAGTCTATACAAGATGAGGCACCTACTCTTGATCTTACCCTTGCAAAATGTGATGTTGAACAAGGGGGCCAAAATGAAGAACCAATGTATAAGAAGATCAATGCTCCTGGGTTCAGTGGCATAGGTTTTCAATCTATCTTCCGGTCCTTGTACAATCCAACAATGAGAGGTGAGGAAGGAGCACCTAGTGCAACTTGTCAAGCCAAGCAAGAAGCTAAGGGaattgaaattattaaaaacaGTTGTGATCTTAATGCAACTCCAATAGCTTGTTTCGGAGAGTCTGATCGCTTCGGCAAACAACTACTCCTGAACAATGAGAATGCCACAGAGCTTACATCTGGAAATGGACCAACCCTGCTTATACAACTAAAGAATTCTCCTGAAATTTCCTGTGGCAGTCATCAAAGTCATAAAACCCGGTCTCAGGAGAACCAGAATTCTTGCAATCTTGTTAGTGGTGCTGGAACAGGTGAAGTTATGCCCTCTGCTTTGGGTACGTGCAAGTCAAACGGTACAGAGAATGTTGACTGTGATCAACTATGTGGAAAGATTAACCATACTACTGGTAATGTGAGTGATCCTCTCAAAAGCTTGTGGATTTCCCGGTTTGCTGCAAAAGCATCTGGGTTTACATCAAACCCAGAAACTTCCAACCTAAATACCAAGGATGATTCGCAATGTTCCATGCACAGTCCCAGACATATTCCTGGCCCTCAAAATCACATTGATCATCATTCCATGGATGACTTAGATACTGCTGTTAGTAAGGAACAACACAATATAGCTAATACTGAGACTTCACCTGGTCATAAGGAATTCAAAAGCCATAATGAGCAGAAATCCATTAGTAAGTTCAAATCTGTTTTACGTTCTCCTAAAGTAAGAAGTCCAGAGTTAATGGCTTCTGTCTTTGCTAGGAGATTAGGTGCACTCAAACACATCATACCGTCAGATTTGACCATTAATGTGGGTAATGAAACTGTGACCTGTTTCTATTGCGGCACAAGAGGCCATAATCTACATAATTGTTCTGAAATTACTGAACGAGAAATTGAGGATCTTTCAAGAAATATCAGGTTCTGTAACGAGACAGTTGATCCCCCTTGTTCATGCATTCGGTGCTTTCAGCCCAATCACTGGGCTATTGCATGCCCACTCGCTCCCACGAGATGTCAACAGAAATCTGATTCCCATGTTTCTTTGGCGGATCGTTGTGATTCTGGTAAGCTCCAACTTACTTCTGGGATTGGTTTAAGTGTAAAACCCCAACACCTTCGGGATAGAAAAATGGATGGGGTTGCATCGACTCTAGATGATACTGGTGATCCCAATATTAAAACTGATCTTAGTCTTGATCTTAAAATCACTGAACAATTGAAGCCTGCAGCAATATCGTTTCCAAAATGTGTTCTTCCAAAATTACCAGAGAATAATTTGAAAGGAAGTGAGATGGTACAAGTTCATAGCTTTGTTGACAATCAGAATTCCAATATTTCCCAAGCGGTCTTCAATGCAGTAAAAAAACTTCGACTGTCTCGAAGCAATATCCTTAA GTGTATGAGTTCCCACATGTCACTGTCACTTCTTGATGGTTTTTTCTTGCGTATTCGGCTTGGGAAGTGGGAAGAAGGACTTGGGGGAACTGGGTACCATGTGGCTTGCATAAGGG GTGCACAACTCACAGAGAATTCTATTTCTGTTATAGTTCGAGGGGTTGAATGCCAAGTTCAGACCCAGTACATTTCCAACCATGATTTTCTTGAG GATGAGCTGAGGGCATGGTGGTGTACAGCCTCGAAAGATGGCTGCAAAGCTCTTCCTCTGGCAGCAGATTTAAGAGCcaaagtgaaaaagaaaaaggagttGGGTTTCTAA
- the LOC103483642 gene encoding uncharacterized protein LOC103483642 isoform X3: MTSEVQMTLDKGVGNFANETLSNADVAVVCFKEEDLPATGEVDITNAGNILVDEVLTIGKNDSSSVSINRINEVSMKRGEPELDKLQHESLDMDSVRGDINEDKYISTGKVVLQPLNMFEPTVSRPTFLGKLESSAENDSQNMNDKNAGFEGNKIIVTVTDSSHEVRGSNQQEKDNCNDGVDSASPSSCHMHWIQRKGKEKALSDGDVHGRMLNNDDNSYGSVESCNSAFRSTSKRRWSFEQHLIVGNKRAKKQDGNASGPTSNLGQDSSFMIWISNMMKGFSESIQDEAPTLDLTLAKCDVEQGGQNEEPMYKKINAPGFSGIGFQSIFRSLYNPTMRGEEGAPSATCQAKQEAKGIEIIKNSCDLNATPIACFGESDRFGKQLLLNNENATELTSGNGPTLLIQLKNSPEISCGSHQSHKTRSQENQNSCNLVSGAGTGEVMPSALGTCKSNGTENVDCDQLCGKINHTTGNVSDPLKSLWISRFAAKASGFTSNPETSNLNTKDDSQCSMHSPRHIPGPQNHIDHHSMDDLDTAVSKEQHNIANTETSPGHKEFKSHNEQKSISKFKSVLRSPKVRSPELMASVFARRLGALKHIIPSDLTINVGNETVTCFYCGTRGHNLHNCSEITEREIEDLSRNIRFCNETVDPPCSCIRCFQPNHWAIACPLAPTRCQQKSDSHVSLADRCDSGKLQLTSGIGLSVKPQHLRDRKMDGVASTLDDTGDPNIKTDLSLDLKITEQLKPAAISFPKCVLPKLPENNLKGSEMVQVHSFVDNQNSNISQAVFNAVKKLRLSRSNILKCMSSHMSLSLLDGFFLRIRLGKWEEGLGGTGYHVACIRGAQLTENSISVIVRGVECQVQTQYISNHDFLEDELRAWWCTASKDGCKALPLAADLRAKVKKKKELGF; encoded by the exons ATGACAAGCGAAGTACAAATGACACTGGATAAAG GGGTTGGAAACTTTGCAAATGAAACACTTAGCAATGCAGACGTGGCTGTTGTCTGTTTTAAAGAGGAAGATCTACCAGCAACTGGAGAAGTGGATATAACTAACGCAGGAAACATTCTGGTGGATGAAGTATTGACAATTGGGAAAAATGACAGCTCATCAG TTTCCATAAACAGAATAAATGAAGTATCAATGAAACGAGGTGAACCAGAGCTAGATAAACTACAACATGAATCGTTAGATATGGATTCAGTTCGTGGAGACATAAATGAAGATAAATATATTTCCACTGGAAAGGTTGTTCTTCAACCTTTGAATATGTTTGAGCCTACCGTCTCTCGTCCAACTTTTTTAGGGAAACTGGAATCATCTGCAGAAAATGACTCACAAAATATGAATGATAAAAATGCTGGGTTTGAGGGAAATAAAATTATAGTGACAGTGACAGATTCTTCACATGAAGTGAGAGGCAGTAACCAGCAAGAAAAAGACAATTGCAATGACGGGGTTGATTCAGCTTCTCCAAGTAGTTGTCATATGCATTGGATACAAAGGAAAGGGAAGGAAAAGGCTCTGTCTGATGGTGATGTTCATGGAAGAATGTTGAACAACGATGACAACAGCTACGGAAGTGTTGAAAGTTGTAACAGTGCTTTTCGTTCAACGTCTAAGCGACGATGGAGCTTTGAACAACACTTAATTGTTGGGAACAAGAGAGCCAAAAAGCAAGATGGTAATGCTTCTGGTCCAACATCAAACCTTGGTCAAGATAGCTCTTTCATGATCTGGATATCTAACATGATGAAAGGATTCTCAGAGTCTATACAAGATGAGGCACCTACTCTTGATCTTACCCTTGCAAAATGTGATGTTGAACAAGGGGGCCAAAATGAAGAACCAATGTATAAGAAGATCAATGCTCCTGGGTTCAGTGGCATAGGTTTTCAATCTATCTTCCGGTCCTTGTACAATCCAACAATGAGAGGTGAGGAAGGAGCACCTAGTGCAACTTGTCAAGCCAAGCAAGAAGCTAAGGGaattgaaattattaaaaacaGTTGTGATCTTAATGCAACTCCAATAGCTTGTTTCGGAGAGTCTGATCGCTTCGGCAAACAACTACTCCTGAACAATGAGAATGCCACAGAGCTTACATCTGGAAATGGACCAACCCTGCTTATACAACTAAAGAATTCTCCTGAAATTTCCTGTGGCAGTCATCAAAGTCATAAAACCCGGTCTCAGGAGAACCAGAATTCTTGCAATCTTGTTAGTGGTGCTGGAACAGGTGAAGTTATGCCCTCTGCTTTGGGTACGTGCAAGTCAAACGGTACAGAGAATGTTGACTGTGATCAACTATGTGGAAAGATTAACCATACTACTGGTAATGTGAGTGATCCTCTCAAAAGCTTGTGGATTTCCCGGTTTGCTGCAAAAGCATCTGGGTTTACATCAAACCCAGAAACTTCCAACCTAAATACCAAGGATGATTCGCAATGTTCCATGCACAGTCCCAGACATATTCCTGGCCCTCAAAATCACATTGATCATCATTCCATGGATGACTTAGATACTGCTGTTAGTAAGGAACAACACAATATAGCTAATACTGAGACTTCACCTGGTCATAAGGAATTCAAAAGCCATAATGAGCAGAAATCCATTAGTAAGTTCAAATCTGTTTTACGTTCTCCTAAAGTAAGAAGTCCAGAGTTAATGGCTTCTGTCTTTGCTAGGAGATTAGGTGCACTCAAACACATCATACCGTCAGATTTGACCATTAATGTGGGTAATGAAACTGTGACCTGTTTCTATTGCGGCACAAGAGGCCATAATCTACATAATTGTTCTGAAATTACTGAACGAGAAATTGAGGATCTTTCAAGAAATATCAGGTTCTGTAACGAGACAGTTGATCCCCCTTGTTCATGCATTCGGTGCTTTCAGCCCAATCACTGGGCTATTGCATGCCCACTCGCTCCCACGAGATGTCAACAGAAATCTGATTCCCATGTTTCTTTGGCGGATCGTTGTGATTCTGGTAAGCTCCAACTTACTTCTGGGATTGGTTTAAGTGTAAAACCCCAACACCTTCGGGATAGAAAAATGGATGGGGTTGCATCGACTCTAGATGATACTGGTGATCCCAATATTAAAACTGATCTTAGTCTTGATCTTAAAATCACTGAACAATTGAAGCCTGCAGCAATATCGTTTCCAAAATGTGTTCTTCCAAAATTACCAGAGAATAATTTGAAAGGAAGTGAGATGGTACAAGTTCATAGCTTTGTTGACAATCAGAATTCCAATATTTCCCAAGCGGTCTTCAATGCAGTAAAAAAACTTCGACTGTCTCGAAGCAATATCCTTAA GTGTATGAGTTCCCACATGTCACTGTCACTTCTTGATGGTTTTTTCTTGCGTATTCGGCTTGGGAAGTGGGAAGAAGGACTTGGGGGAACTGGGTACCATGTGGCTTGCATAAGGG GTGCACAACTCACAGAGAATTCTATTTCTGTTATAGTTCGAGGGGTTGAATGCCAAGTTCAGACCCAGTACATTTCCAACCATGATTTTCTTGAG GATGAGCTGAGGGCATGGTGGTGTACAGCCTCGAAAGATGGCTGCAAAGCTCTTCCTCTGGCAGCAGATTTAAGAGCcaaagtgaaaaagaaaaaggagttGGGTTTCTAA
- the LOC103483641 gene encoding uncharacterized protein LOC103483641 translates to MEETFFDLVEFLKKPSIAETFVDILLCAVPIWLAVMIGLVIGWSWRPRWTGLVFLGFRSKFRLLWTAPPGFGARRLWLAFTALSAFSVCRTLWSNFYGKRKAPPVPPTPDSPVSSTLVHSAEGSGDVIANKDEGKEQDIVTENDLDHLLQLLEGRHGEAEWQSMMQRSTPNFAYEAWRLEPENRPTVYRSRTVFEDATPEMVRDFFWDDEFRTKWDPMLTYFKILDECPHSGTMIVHWIKKFPFFCSDREYVYGRRIWEAAKTYYCVTKGVQYPSLPRRDKPRRVDLCFSSWIIRAVESRKGDGLRSACEVILVHYEDMGIPNDVAKLGVRHGMWGTVKKIHSGFRAYQNARKSDISVSRSALMARITTKISFDRNMDSSEPESGEVRTQVMRRKLQNDGGIDWKWIVIGGTVAVVCGLRTGAIGKALLLGAGQRMARR, encoded by the exons atggaagaaactttCTTTGATCTTGTGGAGTTTCTCAAGAAGCCCTCAATCGCCGAAACATTTGTCGACATTTTGTTATGTGCAGTTCCGATCTGGCTTGCTGTCATGATCGGCCTCGTTATCGGTTGGTCCTGGCGTCCTCGTTGGACTGGATTGGTTTTCCTCGGCTTTCGGAGTAAGTTTAGATTGTTGTGGACTGCTCCTCCTGGATTTGGAGCTCGGCGGCTTTGGTTGGCCTTCACGGCTTTATCTGCCTTCTCAGTTTGCCGTACTCTTTGGTCCAATTTTTATGGGAAGAGGAAGGCACCGCCGGTACCGCCGACCCCGGATTCTCCGGTGTCATCCACGTTGGTGCACTCGGCAGAAGGAAGCGGGGATGTAATTGC CAATAAAGATGAGGGAAAAGAGCAGGATATTGTTACGGAGAATGATTTAGATCACCTATTGCAACTTCTTGAAGGAAGGCATGGGGAGGCAGAATGGCAAAGTATGATGCAAAGGTCGACCCCAAACTTTGCATATGAAGCCTGGCGCCTTGAGCCTGAG AACAGACCAACTGTTTATCGCAGTAGAACTGTCTTTGAAGATGCAACCCCAGAGATGGTTAGAGACTTTTTCTGGGATGATGAGTTTCGGACTAAATGGGATCCCATGCTTACGTATTTCAAGATATTGGATGAATGTCCTCATTCGGGGACCATGATTGTTCACTGGATTAAGAAG TTCCCCTTTTTCTGCAGTGATAGAGAATATGTCTACGGTCGAAGAATATGGGAAGCTGCAAAGACTTACTATTGCGTTACAAAG GGCGTACAATATCCAAGTTTACCCAGACGTGACAAACCCAGGCGTGTGGATCTTTGTTTTTCAAGTTGGATCATCAGGGCAG TGGAGTCTCGTAAAGGAGATGGTTTAAGGTCTGCTTGCGAGGTCATCCTTGTGCATTATGAAGATATGGGAATCCCCAATGATGTGGCCAAGTTGGGAGTCCGTCATGGAATGTGGGGAACTGTCAAGAAGATCCACTCTGGTTTCAGAGCATACCAGAACGCTAGGAAATCAGATATTTCTGTTTCCAGAAGCGCACTAATGGCCAGAATCACCACAAAGATTTCTTTCGACAGAAACATGGATTCCTCAGAGCCAGAATCAGGTGAAGTACGAACTCAAGTGATGAGGAGAAAGCTCCAGAATGATGGTGGCATAGATTGGAAATGGATAGTCATTGGTGGGACAGTGGCTGTAGTGTGTGGACTTCGAACAGGTGCGATTGGGAAAGCCTTGTTACTTGGAGCAGGACAGAGAATGGCTCGAAGGTGA